The Oharaeibacter diazotrophicus genomic interval CGTGTGAGGTCCCGATCGACCTCGCGAGTGTCCAGCGCCAGGTATTGAGCATCAGACGGAAGCCCAACCGTCCGGTGTCGTCGGATTCGCGAGCGGGACAGCATCACCGGGGTTGGACCGCGATACCGACCTGAGCGACGACGAGAGCCAGGCGAAGAGATCCCGGAAGCGGAGTTCCTTGAGCGCCAGCGGTTGCCGTGTGGAGATCTGCGTAAGGATGTCCATCCGGGCGCCTTCGACGCCGATCGCGAAGAAGCTGAATGCCTTTTCGGCTTCGCCCTGCTTCACCTGGGCCGCGGCGTTCGACCAGGAATCCGTCGGCCCTCCGTCAGTGATGAGGAAGATCCAGGGGCGGTAGTAAGAGATGCCGTTGGACTTATAGACGTTCTTCCGGTCACAAAGCAGGGCGAGACCCTGCTCGATCGCCGACCCCATCGGCGTGTCGCCCTGGTCGGTGAGGGTCGGCGGCACCCACGACTGGACGCCCGTGAAGTCGGAGAGCACCTGGACGGGACCGAAGGTAACGATGCCGACCTCCACTCGCTTTGCGGCCAGGGAGTCCGCGTAAAGCTCGTCACGGAACAGAGCTAGGCCTTCATTCAACTCGCGAATTGGATTGCCCTTCATTGAGCCAGACACGTCCAACAGCAGCAAGCAGGGGCACCGGGGTTCGGGATTGTCGACGAACTCAGCTCCGCCGAAAGGCTGCTGTTCGAAGGGATTGGACATCGAGCGCTCCGTTATGTGGAAATGATTGCTCAGCGGGCATTGCGGTCGGGTTGCACCTGGAACTTGCCCCGC includes:
- a CDS encoding vWA domain-containing protein; translation: MSNPFEQQPFGGAEFVDNPEPRCPCLLLLDVSGSMKGNPIRELNEGLALFRDELYADSLAAKRVEVGIVTFGPVQVLSDFTGVQSWVPPTLTDQGDTPMGSAIEQGLALLCDRKNVYKSNGISYYRPWIFLITDGGPTDSWSNAAAQVKQGEAEKAFSFFAIGVEGARMDILTQISTRQPLALKELRFRDLFAWLSSSLRSVSRSNPGDAVPLANPTTPDGWASV